Proteins encoded in a region of the Podarcis muralis chromosome 4, rPodMur119.hap1.1, whole genome shotgun sequence genome:
- the NFKBIZ gene encoding NF-kappa-B inhibitor zeta isoform X2, with protein sequence MGGGKQQRGPFQGVRVKNSVKELLLHLRNSKQMSSDHGADELKVQGGLPNYDPYTELKNILTNGRKRKAQDSFSDVSCYKRTAPFQPHLLTPPQTPTSMDSNMEDAHMNDPKQDSSCDMLQNIMNIKNESCPVSLNTVQVSWLHTMTDPNSPGEQYQEMVGAQALSPPQRYQAFQASSPSQMMELPQNYQFSSTQTQNLSQHYNPIMDCRPHSTSSQSSDYQHVFESQELQYCPTQSFASLLSDSEGSDISAPLPQALPQQTDVSSHPQNFSQLPSNFCGALEEHGLPLATSNMSVQHQGIARNTAQLGKSFFQWQVEQEESKLANISQDQILAKDADGDTFLHIAVAQGRRAVSYVLARKMVALHMLDIKEHNGQSALQVAVAANQHLIVQDLVSLGAQVNTTDCWGRTPLHVCAEKGHAQVLQAIEKGAIVSNQYVDWEATNYDGLTALHCAVVAHNAVVHDIESQQSPHTPEVQELRLKGKRLADTIKFLIEMRASVEARDRKSGRSALHLAAEEANVELLRLFLELPTCLSFINAKAYNGNTALHVAASLQHRVSQLDAVRLLMRKGADPSARNLENEQPVHLVPDGPVGVEIRRVLKGKTTQQRSPVY encoded by the exons ATGGGGGGAGGAAAGCAACAAAGAGGACCTTTTCAAGGTGTTCGTGTGAAAAACTCGGTGAAAGAGCTGTTGCTGCACCTTAGAAACAGCAAGCAGATGTCCTCAGACCATGGTGCAGATGAATTAAAG gtaCAAGGAGGATTACCAAATTATGACCCATACACAG AGTTGAAGAACATATTAACTAATGGTCGAAAAAGAAAAGCTCAGGACTCCTTTTCAGATGTATCCTGTTATAAAAGAACAGCTCCTTTCCAACCTCACCTCCTG ACACCTCCACAGACACCAACATCGATGGATAGCAACATGGAGGACGCCCATATGAATGATCCCAAACAAGACAGCAGTTGTGATATGCTGCAGAACATTATGAATATTAAGAATGAATCCTGCCCAGTTTCTTTGAACACAGTGCAAGTGAGCTGGCTTCACACCATGACTGATCCTAACTCTCCAGGGGAACAGTATCAAGAGATGGTTGGAGCACAAGCTTTGTCACCTCCTCAAAGGTACCAAGCATTTCAAGCAAGCAGCCCCTCACAGATGATGGAGCTACCCCAGAATTATCAGTTTTCTTCCACACAGACCCAGAACTTGTCTCAGCATTACAATCCAATTATGGATTGCAGGCCACACTCCACTAGCAGCCAGTCCTCTGACTATCAGCATGTTTTTGAAAGCCAAGAACTGCAGTACTGCCCTACTCAAAGCTTTGCTTCTCTCTTAAGTGATTCAGAAGGGTCGGacatctctgcccccctccctcaaGCACTTCCTCAGCAAACTGATGTCAGCAGCCACCCTCAGAATTTCAGTCAGCTACCCAGTAATTTCTGTGGCGCTCTTGAAGAACATGGCTTACCATTGGCTACTTCAAATATGTCTGTGCAACATCAGGGTATCGCCAGGAACACAGCACAGCTGGGCAAATCCTTCTTCCAGTGGCAAGTGGAACAGGAAGAAAGCAAACTGGCCAACATCTCTCAAGATCAAATTCTTGCCAAAGATGCTGATGGTGACAC GTTTCTCCACATTGCAGTTGCCCAGGGGCGCCGAGCAGTTTCCTATGTGTTGGCAAGAAAGATGGTAGCCCTACACATGCTGGATATTAAAGAACACAATGGCCAG AGTGCCCTGCAGGTGGCTGTGGCTGCAAACCAGCACCTCATTGTACAGGACTTGGTTAGCCTTGGGGCGCAAGTGAATACAACAGATTGCTGGGGTAGGACGCCTTTGCATGTGTGCGCTGAAAAGGGGCATGCACAAGTCCTTCAG GCAATTGAGAAAGGAGCCATTGTGAGCAACCAATACGTAGACTGGGAGGCAACAAATTATGATG GTTTGACAGCATTGCACTGTGCAGTGGTGGCCCATAATGCGGTGGTACATGACATAGAGAGCCAGCAGTCACCTCACACTCCTGAGGTCCAGGAATTAAGGTTGAAAGGCAAGAGGTTGGCAGACACCATCAAATTTCTCATTGAGATGCGGGCCTCTGTTGAAGCCAGA GATCGTAAAAGTGGTCGTTCTGCCCTTCACTTAGCAGCGGAAGAAGCAAATGTGGAACTCCTTCGTTTGTTTTTAGAGTTGCCTACTTGCCTTTCCTTTATCAATGCCAAG GCGTATAATGGTAATACCGCACTCCATGTAGCTGCCAGCTTGCAGCATCGGGTGAGTCAGCTGGATGCAGTTCGCTTGCTGATGCGGAAGGGAGCTGATCCCAGTGCCAGGAACTTGGAAAATGAGCAGCCGGTTCACCTAGTACCTGATGGCCCTGTAGGAGTTGAG